The Kineococcus radiotolerans SRS30216 = ATCC BAA-149 genomic interval TATACTCGGGCTTCGAGCAAAAGGAGTGGGATGACGAACCGCGCGACCCTGGGCCGCGACCTGCTGCGGGCGGCCCACCTGACCCCCGGGCTGACCCGCGCCGACGCCGCCCGCGCCCTGGGCACCGGGACGGGCACCACGACGGAGATCGTCGTGCGCCTGCTGGGCGAGCACCTCCTCGCCGAGGGGCCCCCCTCCGCCACCGGCCGGCGGGGCCGCCCCACCCGCCCGCTGGTGGCCCACCCCGAGGGGCCGCTCGTGCTCGCCGCGGCGATCAGCCACGAGGACTGGCGGCTGCGGGTCGTCGAGCTCGGCGGCGCGGTGGTGGCCGAGACGGGAGGCCCCCACGGCGCGGGCGGTCCCGACGCCGTGCTCGCCGCCGTCCGGGCCGCGGCGCGCGGCGCGCTGCGCCGCTTCCCCCGGCGGGTGCGCGGGGCCGGGCTGGCCGTGCCCGGCCTCGTCCGCGAGGCCCACCTCCTCGACGCCCCCCTGCTGGGCTGGCACGACGTGGACCTGCGCGCGGCCTGGCCGCGCTCCCCCGATCTGCCCGCCGACCTCGTGCTCGCCGGCAACGACGCGCGGTGCGCGGCGGTGGCGGAGGCCGTGCGCGGGCGGGCCGCGGGGTCCCGCCTGCACCTGCACCTGCACCTGGACGCCGGCCTGGGAGGCGCCCTCACCACCGACGGGCAGCTGCTGGACGGCGCCCGCGGCAGCGCCGGGGAGTTCGGCCACCTGCCCTTCGGCGACCCCGCGCGCCGCTGCGGGTGCGGGGCGTCCGGCTGCTGGGGCACCGCCCTGGACGGCGCCGCGCTCGCCCGGCTGCTCGGGGAGCAGGACCCGCCCGACCCGGTCTCCCACGGCCACCGGGTCCTCGACCGCGCCGGCGCGGGGGACCCCGCGGCGGGCCGGGCCGTGGCCGTCGTCGCCCGTGCCCTCGGCCGCGGGACCGCCGGGCTGGTCAACGCCCTCGACGCCGACCTGGTCACCCTGGGCGGGCTGGCCGGACGCGTCCTCGACGTCGCGCCGGGAGAGGTGCGCGCGGCGCTGGAGGCGGGCTCGATGGCGGTGCGCCGCAGCTCCCCCGCGGTGCTGGCCGCCGCGGCGCTCGGCGCCGACGGCCCGCTGGTGGGGGCGGGGGAACTGGTGTGGTCGCGCTGGTGGGACCGGCCGGCGGGCCCCCGGGGTGCAGGATGACCCCGTGCCCGGGTCCATCCAGTCGATCGAGCGGGCCGCGGCCGTGCTGCGGCTGCTCGCCGGCGCCGGTCAGGGGCTCGGCGTCGTCGACATCGGCAACGCGCTGGGGCTGGCCAAGACGACGGCGCACGGGATCGTGCGGACCCTCGTCGAGGTCGGCTTCGTCGTGCAGGAGGAGTCCGGGGACTACCGCGCCTCCCCCGGGCTGGCCGACCTCGGCCGCCCCCGCATCGACGCCAACGACCTGCGCGCCCGGGCGGTGAACTGGGCGGACTCCCTGGCCAGCCGGACGGGTGAGTCGGTGCGGCTGGCGACGCTGGTGGAGGGCCGCGCCCTCGTCGTCCACCACGTGTTCCGCCCCGACGACAGCGCCCAGGAGCTCAGCACCGGCGCCTCGCTGCCCGCCCACGCCTGCGCCCTGGGCAAGGTCCTGCTCGCCTCCGCCCCCGTCCGGCCCCGGGGCCGGCTGACGGCCATGACGGCCCGGACCACCGTCGACCCCGCCGCGCTGCGCCGGACCCTCGCCGCGGTGCGCGCGCAGGGCTGGGCCCTCGACGTCGAGGAGCTGGAGGCGGGCTGGGCGGGCATCGCCGCCCCCGTCCGCGACCTCGGCGGTCTCGTCGTGGGCGCGATCGGCATCGCCGGCGAGGTCGACCGGCTCGTGGACTCCCGCGGCCGCCCCCGCGCCGGGCTGGTGCCGGCCGTGCGGCAGGCCGCCCGCTCGATCTCCCGGGGCCTGGGAGCGCGCGAGGGGGGACGCGACGGCGCGTGAGGACCGGGCCCGGGGATCGGGCAGGATGACGCGCGTGACCGAGGACGCGCACGAGACCGCACCGGTGCGCCTGCCCGGGGACCAGCGCCCCGAGCACCGCGGCTACGTCGTCGCCATCGACCAGGGCACCACCTCCACCCGCTGCATCCTCTTCGACCACGCCGGGCGGCTGGTCGCCGTCGCCCAGCGCGAGCACCGCCAGCACTACCCCCGGCCCGGCTGGGTCGAGCACGACGCCGCGGAGATCTGGCGCAACGTCGCGCGGCTGGTCCCCCAGGCCATGGCCCAGGTCGAGGCCACCCCCGCCGACGTCGTCGCGATCGGGATCGCCAACCAGCGCGAGACGGTCGTGGCCTGGGACCGCCGCACCGGGGACCCGGTGAGCCCCGCCGTGGTCTGGCAGGACACCCGCACCACCGAGCTCGTCGAGGAGTTCTCCGCCCACGGCGGGGCCGACCGCTTCACCGACGTCTGCGGGCTGCCGCTCACCACGTACTTCTCCGGGCCCCGCATCACCTGGATGCTGCGCCAGGACGCGGGGCTGCGCCGGCGGGCGGAGAACGGCGACGTGCTGTTCGGGACGATGGACTCCTGGCTGGTCTGGAACCTCACCGGCGGCCCCGACGGCGGGCGGCACGTCACCGACGTCACCAACGCCAGCCGGACGATGCTGATGGACCTGGAGACCCTGGACTACTCCGAGCGGATGCTCGCGGAGTTCGGGATCCCGCGCCGGGCGCTGCCCCGCATCGTCCCCAGCTCCCAGGTGTACGGCGCCGCGACCACCGTCGTCCCCGGGGCCCTCATCGGGGCCGCGCTGGGCGACCAGCAGGCCGCGCTGTTCGGGCAGACCTGCTTCTCCCCCGGGGAGGCCAAGTGCACCTACGGCACCGGCAGCTTCCTGCTGATGAACACCGGCACCGAGATCACCCGCTCCACCCACGGCCTGCTCACCACCGTGGCCCACCGCATCGGCGAGGAACCCCCGGTCTACGCGCTGGAGGGGTCCATCGCCATCACCGGCGCCCTCGTGCAGTGGCTGCGCGACAACCTGGGGCTCATCTCCACCGCCCCCGAGATCGAGACCCTCGCCCGCACCGTGGAGGACAACGGCGGGTGCTACTTCGTCCCCGCGTTCTCCGGGCTGTTCGCCCCGCACTGGCGCTCGGAGGCCCGCGGGCTGGTCATCGGCCTCACCTCGTTCGTCACCAAGGGCCACATCGCCCGGGCCGCGCTGGAGGCCACCGCCTGGCAGACCCGCGAGGTCGTCGAGGCCATGGACGCCGACTCCGGCCTGCGGCTGGCGTCGCTGCGCGTGGACGGGGGGATGACCTCCAACAACCTGCTGATGCAGACCGTCGCCGACGTCCTCGACGCCCCCGTCGTGCGCCCCATGGTCAACGAGACGGTGTCGCTGGGCGCGGCCTACGCCGCGGGTCTCGCGGTGGGTTTCTGGCCCGACCTCGACGCGCTGCGCCGGCGCTGGCACCGGGCCGGGCAGTGGTCGCCGACCATGGGGGCGGAGGAGCGCGAACTGGGCTGGGCGTACTGGCAGCAGGCCGTCCAGCGCACCTTCGACTGGATCCGGCACTGAACCCCGGGCCCCGAACCCTCAGAGCTCGAAGCGGTACCCCATGCCCGGTTCGGTGATGAGGTGGACCGGCGCGCCCGGCACCTCCTCCAGCTTGCGCCGCAACTGCCCCACGTAGACCCGCAGGTAGTTCGTCTCCCGCCCGTAGGCCGGTCCCCAGACCTCCTGCAGCAGCCGGGTCTGGGTGACCAGCCGGCCGGCGTTGGTCACCAGCACCTGCAGCAGGTGCCACTCGGTGGGGGTGAGCTTCACCGGTTCCCCGCCGCGGGTCACCGCGCGGCGGGCGAGGTCGATGCGCAGGTCCCCGACCTCCAGCACCTCCCCCGGGCCCGTCCCGGCCACCTCCCCGCGGCGCACCGCGGCGCGCAGCCGGGCCAGCAGGACGTCCATCGCGAAGGGCTTGGTCACGTAGTCGTCGGCGCCGGCGTCCAGCGCGTCGACGGCGTCGGCCGAGGACGTCCGGGCCGTGAGCACGACGATCGGCACCCGGCTCCACCCGCGGATGCCCGCCAGCACCTCCAGGCCGTCGAGGTCGGGCAGCCCGAGGTCCAGCAGCACCACGTCGGGGTGGGTGCTCGCCGCCGCCTCCAGGGCCGCCGCTCCGTCGGCGGCGACCGTCACGTCCCAGCCGCGCGCGGACAGGTTGATCGACAGCGCCCGCCGCAACCCCGGCTCGTCGTCCACCACCAGCACCCTGCTCACGCCGGTGATCCTCCCGGAGCCGGGACCAGGGCCTGCGCGTGCCCCGCCGGCGGCAGGTCCAGGACCATCGTCAGCCCGCCGCCGGGGGTGTCCTGGGCCTCCAGCCGCCCCCCGACCGCCTCGGCGAGCCCGCGGGCCACGGCCAGCCCGAGGCCCAGCCCCGCCGTCGAGCGGTCGCCCAGCCGCTGGAACGGGGTGAACGCCCGCTCCTTCGCCGCGTCCGGCAACCCGGGGCCGTGGTCGACGACGAGCAGCCGCACCACCCGGCGGGCGTCGTCGGTGGAGGAGGACGCCACCACCTCCACGCGCGTCCCCCCGTGCCGCACCGCGTTCTGGACGAGGTTGGCCACCACCCGCTGCAGCAGCCCCGGGTCGGTCGAGACCGGCGGCAGGCCCGGCGGCAGGTCGACGACGACCCGCCCGGGTCCCACGTCGCGCACCGCCCCCGCCACGACGTCCTCGAGGTCGACGACGACGAGCAGCGGCTCCACCGTCCCGCTGCGGACCCGGGTCAGGTCCAGCAGGTCGTCGATGAGCCCCTGCAACCGGTCCGCGGAGTTCCCGACCTCGGCGAGGAGCTCGTCCCGGATCTCCTCCGGCAGGTCGATGTCCTTGGCCCGCAAGCTGTCCAGCGACGCCTTCAACGTCGCCAGCGGGGTCCGCAGGTCGTGCGAGACCGCCGTCAGCAGCGCCCCGCGGACGGCCTCGCCCTCCTCCAGGCGGCGCACCTGCGCGGCCTCGGCCCGCAGCCGCTGCTTCTGGCGGACCGCCGCGATCTGGGTGGCGAACACCTCCAGCACGCGCCGGTCGCCGGCCCCCAGCAGCCGCCCGCGCAGCACCAGGCAGGTCAGGTCGTCGAGGACGACCTCGGCGTCGGCGTCGGCGGGACGGGTGCACACCGGCGCCCCGGTCGCGGCGGCCACCGCCCACGGCGCGCGGACGTCGCTGCGCTCCAGCAGCGTCACCGAGTCCACGGCGAACGTCTCGCGGGTGTGCCGCAGCGCCTCGGCCAGCGGGTCGGCGGCCAGCAGGGCCGTGCGGGTCAGCACCGACAGCGCCTCGGACTCCGCCCGCGAGCGGGCCGCGTCGCGGGTGCGGCGCGCGGCGGTGTCGACGGTGCTGGACACCGCCAGCGCCACGAGCAGGAACACCGCGAGCGCGACCGCGTTGGCCGGCTGGGCGATGGTGAACCGGTGCAGCGGCTCGGTGAAGAACCAGTTCACCGCCAGCCCGGCGACCAGCGCCGCGGCCAGCGCCGGCAGGACCCCGCCGGCCAGGGCCGCCCCCACCACGACGACGAGGAAGACCATGAGGTCGGTGGAGAGGTCCTGGTGGGGGATGGCGAGCAGCACCCCGGTGACCAGCAGCGGCCCGAGGAGGGCGACGAGCCAGCCCAGGACCCGGCGGGTCCCCGACAGCGCGGCCCGCGCCG includes:
- a CDS encoding ROK family protein; protein product: MTNRATLGRDLLRAAHLTPGLTRADAARALGTGTGTTTEIVVRLLGEHLLAEGPPSATGRRGRPTRPLVAHPEGPLVLAAAISHEDWRLRVVELGGAVVAETGGPHGAGGPDAVLAAVRAAARGALRRFPRRVRGAGLAVPGLVREAHLLDAPLLGWHDVDLRAAWPRSPDLPADLVLAGNDARCAAVAEAVRGRAAGSRLHLHLHLDAGLGGALTTDGQLLDGARGSAGEFGHLPFGDPARRCGCGASGCWGTALDGAALARLLGEQDPPDPVSHGHRVLDRAGAGDPAAGRAVAVVARALGRGTAGLVNALDADLVTLGGLAGRVLDVAPGEVRAALEAGSMAVRRSSPAVLAAAALGADGPLVGAGELVWSRWWDRPAGPRGAG
- a CDS encoding IclR family transcriptional regulator yields the protein MPGSIQSIERAAAVLRLLAGAGQGLGVVDIGNALGLAKTTAHGIVRTLVEVGFVVQEESGDYRASPGLADLGRPRIDANDLRARAVNWADSLASRTGESVRLATLVEGRALVVHHVFRPDDSAQELSTGASLPAHACALGKVLLASAPVRPRGRLTAMTARTTVDPAALRRTLAAVRAQGWALDVEELEAGWAGIAAPVRDLGGLVVGAIGIAGEVDRLVDSRGRPRAGLVPAVRQAARSISRGLGAREGGRDGA
- the glpK gene encoding glycerol kinase GlpK, whose translation is MTRVTEDAHETAPVRLPGDQRPEHRGYVVAIDQGTTSTRCILFDHAGRLVAVAQREHRQHYPRPGWVEHDAAEIWRNVARLVPQAMAQVEATPADVVAIGIANQRETVVAWDRRTGDPVSPAVVWQDTRTTELVEEFSAHGGADRFTDVCGLPLTTYFSGPRITWMLRQDAGLRRRAENGDVLFGTMDSWLVWNLTGGPDGGRHVTDVTNASRTMLMDLETLDYSERMLAEFGIPRRALPRIVPSSQVYGAATTVVPGALIGAALGDQQAALFGQTCFSPGEAKCTYGTGSFLLMNTGTEITRSTHGLLTTVAHRIGEEPPVYALEGSIAITGALVQWLRDNLGLISTAPEIETLARTVEDNGGCYFVPAFSGLFAPHWRSEARGLVIGLTSFVTKGHIARAALEATAWQTREVVEAMDADSGLRLASLRVDGGMTSNNLLMQTVADVLDAPVVRPMVNETVSLGAAYAAGLAVGFWPDLDALRRRWHRAGQWSPTMGAEERELGWAYWQQAVQRTFDWIRH
- a CDS encoding response regulator, which codes for MSRVLVVDDEPGLRRALSINLSARGWDVTVAADGAAALEAAASTHPDVVLLDLGLPDLDGLEVLAGIRGWSRVPIVVLTARTSSADAVDALDAGADDYVTKPFAMDVLLARLRAAVRRGEVAGTGPGEVLEVGDLRIDLARRAVTRGGEPVKLTPTEWHLLQVLVTNAGRLVTQTRLLQEVWGPAYGRETNYLRVYVGQLRRKLEEVPGAPVHLITEPGMGYRFEL
- a CDS encoding DUF4118 domain-containing protein, which produces MEPRRDEKRRGRLRVFLGAAPGVGKTFAALDEAHRRRRRGTDVVVGLVECHGRERTEALLAGLEVLPRRTVEHRGLAVAELDVEAVLRRRPEVVVVDELAHTNAPGSKHPKRWQDVEEILAAGVDVVSTVNIQHLESLNDVVEHITGIEQRETVPDAVLRSADQVQLVDMTPEALQRRISHGNVYAGDRVDAALSNYFRTGNLTALRELALLWLADRVDEGLERYRAQQGIDATWPARERVVVALTGGAEGATLVRRAARLAGRGAGGELHAVHVARGDGLLRTSPVRLAEQRELVETLGGTYHQVVGDDVATSLLEFARGVNASQIVVGASRHRRLASLFRRSVGDGVVRGAGAVDVLVVTHEEQARRSGLPRPARAALSGTRRVLGWLVALLGPLLVTGVLLAIPHQDLSTDLMVFLVVVVGAALAGGVLPALAAALVAGLAVNWFFTEPLHRFTIAQPANAVALAVFLLVALAVSSTVDTAARRTRDAARSRAESEALSVLTRTALLAADPLAEALRHTRETFAVDSVTLLERSDVRAPWAVAAATGAPVCTRPADADAEVVLDDLTCLVLRGRLLGAGDRRVLEVFATQIAAVRQKQRLRAEAAQVRRLEEGEAVRGALLTAVSHDLRTPLATLKASLDSLRAKDIDLPEEIRDELLAEVGNSADRLQGLIDDLLDLTRVRSGTVEPLLVVVDLEDVVAGAVRDVGPGRVVVDLPPGLPPVSTDPGLLQRVVANLVQNAVRHGGTRVEVVASSSTDDARRVVRLLVVDHGPGLPDAAKERAFTPFQRLGDRSTAGLGLGLAVARGLAEAVGGRLEAQDTPGGGLTMVLDLPPAGHAQALVPAPGGSPA